The Streptomyces aurantiacus genome includes a region encoding these proteins:
- a CDS encoding VIT1/CCC1 transporter family protein, which yields MAIIETEAALHEAHRDNHTHRDVNGGWLRPAVFGAMDGLVSNLALMTGVAGGAVSSRAVVITGFAGLAAGAFSMAAGEYTSVASQRELVEAELDVERRELRKHPQDEERELAELYQARGVDPGLAREVARQLSRDPEQALEIHAREELGIDPGDLPSPAVAAVSSFGSFALGALLPVLPYLLGATTLWPALLLAFLGLFACGAIVAKVTARSWWYSGARQLALGAAAAGVTYALGGFFGTAVG from the coding sequence ATGGCCATCATCGAGACCGAGGCGGCACTCCATGAGGCCCACCGCGACAACCACACCCACCGGGACGTGAACGGGGGGTGGCTGCGCCCGGCCGTCTTCGGCGCGATGGACGGACTCGTCTCCAACCTGGCGCTGATGACGGGCGTGGCGGGCGGAGCCGTCTCCTCCCGGGCCGTCGTCATCACCGGATTCGCGGGCCTGGCCGCCGGAGCCTTCTCCATGGCCGCCGGCGAATACACCTCCGTCGCCTCGCAGCGCGAACTCGTCGAGGCCGAACTCGACGTCGAACGCCGGGAGTTGAGGAAGCATCCCCAGGACGAGGAGCGCGAGCTGGCCGAGCTGTACCAGGCGCGGGGGGTCGACCCCGGTCTCGCCCGCGAGGTGGCCCGGCAGCTGTCCAGAGACCCCGAGCAGGCCCTGGAGATACATGCGAGGGAGGAGCTGGGCATCGATCCCGGCGACCTGCCCTCGCCCGCCGTCGCCGCCGTGTCGAGCTTCGGCTCCTTCGCCCTGGGGGCCCTGCTCCCCGTCCTCCCGTACCTGCTGGGCGCGACCACCCTCTGGCCCGCCCTGCTGCTCGCGTTCCTCGGGCTCTTCGCCTGCGGCGCGATCGTGGCCAAGGTGACCGCCAGATCCTGGTGGTACAGCGGGGCGCGGCAGCTCGCGCTGGGTGCGGCCGCCGCCGGTGTGACGTACGCCCTGGGCGGTTTCTTCGGTACGGCCGTAGGATGA